The genomic segment TGGTTGGTTGCCTTCATGCAGGCGTCGGCTAATGCCTTTCTCTGCCCCTCCGGGGGCACCACGTCGGGGTCGCCAAGACCGAGGTTGATGACGTCCTTGCCTTCCTTCTTCATCCTGGTCAGAATCACGTTCATGGCGGTGCCGAGGTAGGCCTCAAACGTCTCCAGTCTCTTTGCCGTCTTCATCCCATCCTCCCCAGAAACTATTTTCCCCTTCGGTAGACATTACAGATGCAACACAAGAAAGTGCCCGGCTCGGTCTCGCTCATGTTCCTCATCCCGTGAGGTTCCATACTCGGGGCATATATGGCATCACCGGGCTTGCATATCACCTTCTCAGCGATCTCGCCGGTTTCCGGATCAAAGCGCCAGCACTCGAACCGACCGCTCAGGATATACATGGTCT from the Deltaproteobacteria bacterium genome contains:
- a CDS encoding cupin domain-containing protein, translated to MEVRNWKDVEEVKVENITYKGELKKVTGVGIRWLSRTGRDEKGEPEYGLRFFTVQPGGEIPIHDHFYVQTMYILSGRFECWRFDPETGEIAEKVICKPGDAIYAPSMEPHGMRNMSETEPGTFLCCICNVYRRGK